Proteins encoded together in one Planctopirus ephydatiae window:
- a CDS encoding HAD family hydrolase → MLEVVLSRSVDVPVRLAVFDFDGTLSLVRAGWLPIMLEMMLKHLEPTLTPHEQREQLIPQLRTEILSLNGQPTILQMERLAHSILTRGGTPEHPRYYFDEFAHDLRQTIDDRLTKLNRGEKTISDLALPGAHKFLEALASRNVTLVLASGTYRPDVVHELGKLGLSHFFEGRIYAPDDGPHVFSKQSVMAEWIAKTNCSPQEMVAFGDGVTEIRACSQLGGYPIGIVGEELNPFVMDHEKSAQLKPAGVQLLTPNYLLQTELLKSVALL, encoded by the coding sequence GTGCTGGAAGTCGTTTTGTCACGATCGGTGGATGTCCCGGTGCGTCTGGCTGTCTTTGATTTTGATGGGACATTAAGCCTCGTCCGAGCTGGTTGGCTGCCCATCATGCTCGAAATGATGCTCAAGCATCTCGAACCCACGCTCACACCGCATGAGCAGCGGGAACAGCTCATTCCACAGTTGCGGACAGAAATTCTCTCGCTCAATGGGCAGCCCACGATTCTGCAAATGGAACGGCTGGCCCACTCGATTCTCACCCGTGGTGGAACGCCAGAGCATCCCAGATATTACTTCGACGAGTTTGCTCACGATTTGCGACAAACCATTGATGATCGTCTGACGAAGCTCAATCGCGGTGAAAAGACCATCTCTGATCTCGCATTGCCGGGTGCACATAAGTTTCTGGAAGCCCTGGCCAGTCGTAATGTGACTCTCGTGCTGGCGAGTGGTACTTATCGACCGGATGTGGTTCATGAACTGGGGAAGCTTGGGCTCAGCCACTTTTTCGAAGGCCGGATCTACGCACCAGATGACGGGCCCCATGTTTTCAGCAAGCAAAGTGTCATGGCCGAATGGATTGCAAAGACAAACTGCTCACCACAGGAAATGGTCGCCTTTGGAGATGGCGTGACCGAGATTCGTGCCTGCAGTCAGTTAGGTGGTTATCCCATAGGAATTGTGGGTGAAGAACTCAATCCTTTCGTCATGGATCACGAAAAGTCAGCACAATTAAAGCCCGCTGGAGTCCAACTTCTGACGCCGAATTACCTTTTGCAAACCGAACTGCTCAAATCCGTGGCATTGCTCTAG
- a CDS encoding ROK family protein — protein MYQMGIEIGGTKLQLAVGQAGETSFLEIVRHDVDRSLGAPSILSVLEVEVPRLCQQYQISGVGVGFGGPVWSDQGVVQTSHQVRGWDHFPLGNWLHERSRCPVILANDCDTAGLAEARFGAGMGKSSMFYITVGTGIGGGLILNGRIHGTSRPAAAEIGHLRPGLDACSPSQTIEALAAGPAISEFTARQLLVLTETETLSSDAREILDSCEGDLDRLTTRLLGIHAGNGNSIALRAFAEAAHALGWGIAQMITLIAPERVVIGGGVSLTKPHVFLEPLTKFTETYVFGQLKDSYDIVPAALGETVVLHGALALAQNA, from the coding sequence ATGTACCAGATGGGAATTGAAATCGGAGGAACCAAACTTCAATTGGCTGTCGGTCAAGCTGGCGAAACCAGTTTTTTAGAAATCGTACGGCATGATGTCGACCGGTCATTAGGAGCCCCGAGCATTTTGAGCGTCCTGGAAGTTGAAGTTCCCAGGCTTTGCCAGCAGTATCAGATCAGTGGTGTGGGTGTGGGTTTCGGTGGCCCCGTCTGGTCTGATCAAGGCGTTGTGCAGACCTCACATCAGGTTCGTGGCTGGGATCACTTTCCATTGGGAAACTGGCTTCATGAACGGTCACGTTGCCCCGTCATCCTGGCTAATGACTGTGACACGGCTGGTCTGGCTGAGGCTCGATTTGGAGCCGGGATGGGCAAATCGTCGATGTTCTACATCACTGTAGGGACAGGAATTGGTGGCGGGCTGATTCTTAATGGCCGCATTCATGGCACATCACGACCAGCTGCGGCAGAGATCGGGCATTTGCGACCCGGCCTCGATGCCTGCAGCCCGAGCCAGACAATTGAGGCTTTGGCAGCAGGGCCGGCGATCAGTGAGTTCACTGCCCGCCAGCTTCTTGTACTGACGGAAACCGAAACTCTCTCTTCGGATGCGCGAGAAATCCTGGATAGTTGCGAAGGAGATCTTGATCGCCTCACGACCCGGCTGTTGGGAATTCACGCTGGTAATGGCAACAGCATTGCTCTACGTGCATTTGCCGAGGCGGCTCATGCTCTGGGCTGGGGCATTGCTCAGATGATCACCTTGATCGCCCCGGAAAGAGTGGTCATTGGTGGAGGTGTCTCTCTCACGAAACCGCACGTTTTTCTCGAACCCCTTACCAAGTTCACGGAAACCTATGTCTTTGGTCAACTGAAAGACTCGTATGACATTGTTCCCGCTGCACTGGGTGAGACTGTTGTCCTGCACGGAGCCTTGGCACTTGCCCAGAATGCCTGA
- a CDS encoding STAS domain-containing protein encodes MADTADLPGDSHSEKASDASPNTGSIFDDGDTACPQSKPRQKPAVRNDVLQVYQTGALTVVGFGGQDVPDEFCIASYREQLRKLLEDNTCSVLAFDCSGVKLMPSGMLGLLTTLRKQVDRIELYNPSDDIQQSLRLTNLLPMFEVKSITVAS; translated from the coding sequence ATGGCAGATACGGCAGATCTTCCTGGTGATTCGCACAGCGAAAAAGCATCAGATGCAAGTCCAAACACTGGCAGTATCTTTGATGATGGAGACACTGCCTGCCCACAATCCAAACCACGTCAAAAACCGGCCGTCCGAAATGACGTCCTCCAGGTCTATCAGACCGGGGCTTTGACGGTGGTGGGCTTTGGCGGGCAGGATGTTCCCGATGAATTCTGCATTGCTTCCTATCGCGAGCAATTGCGAAAACTCCTCGAAGACAACACTTGTTCAGTCCTCGCATTTGACTGCAGTGGCGTCAAATTAATGCCCAGTGGCATGCTCGGCTTGCTCACAACCCTGCGAAAGCAGGTTGACAGGATCGAACTTTACAACCCGAGCGATGACATTCAGCAGTCGCTTCGATTGACGAATCTCCTTCCTATGTTTGAGGTTAAGTCGATTACCGTGGCCTCGTGA
- the flhB gene encoding flagellar biosynthesis protein FlhB, translating to MAEDESGDKTEDPTERRRSEAREQGNVVKSQDLTAAALMLGSAGVLWWHGRNVAEYMARLMRNSLSAAPWTTFDQNDLVSLAWAHLGESGWQVAPLLILLALAAIAINLLQVGFLFSPEVLQPKWERINPLSGIQRLFSISSVARLGANLAKLVLLGSVATWFVYDGLHRFAALAHQPLTVVAVVAGSELISLIFWMALAIFVAALADFAFQWWKYEQDLKMSKQEIRDEYKEMDGDPLIRMRRREAHRKLTQGRELQSVKTADVVITNPTEIAIAIKYDVATMPAPIVVAKGAGELAAQIRRLAAENGVPIIERKPVARALYKLTRVGDPIPSDLYAVFAEILAYVYKITGRKPPRNLR from the coding sequence ATGGCCGAAGATGAATCCGGCGACAAAACCGAAGACCCGACCGAGCGCAGGCGTAGCGAAGCGCGCGAGCAGGGAAATGTCGTCAAAAGCCAGGATCTCACGGCAGCAGCCTTAATGCTTGGCTCTGCGGGAGTTCTCTGGTGGCATGGTCGGAATGTGGCCGAATACATGGCCCGCTTGATGAGAAACAGCCTTTCCGCAGCTCCCTGGACGACGTTTGACCAGAATGATCTTGTCTCTCTGGCATGGGCGCACCTGGGCGAATCGGGCTGGCAGGTAGCGCCACTACTCATACTGCTGGCTCTGGCTGCGATTGCAATTAATCTCCTGCAAGTCGGATTTTTGTTTTCACCCGAAGTGCTTCAGCCCAAATGGGAGAGGATCAATCCGCTCTCGGGAATTCAGCGGTTATTCTCGATTTCTTCGGTCGCTCGGCTGGGTGCAAATCTGGCAAAACTGGTGTTACTGGGGTCTGTGGCGACCTGGTTTGTATACGACGGGTTACACCGGTTTGCCGCCCTGGCACATCAACCTTTGACAGTCGTCGCTGTGGTGGCTGGCTCAGAACTGATCTCTCTCATTTTCTGGATGGCTTTGGCGATCTTCGTCGCTGCTCTCGCTGATTTTGCCTTTCAGTGGTGGAAGTATGAGCAGGATCTGAAGATGAGTAAGCAGGAAATCCGGGACGAATACAAGGAGATGGACGGCGATCCTTTGATTCGCATGCGCCGGCGCGAAGCGCATCGCAAATTGACTCAAGGGCGTGAACTTCAGTCAGTCAAGACGGCCGATGTCGTCATCACTAACCCAACAGAAATTGCTATTGCGATCAAATATGACGTCGCCACGATGCCTGCACCGATTGTTGTCGCCAAAGGAGCGGGAGAATTGGCAGCCCAGATTCGACGGCTGGCAGCAGAGAACGGCGTTCCAATTATTGAACGAAAACCTGTCGCCCGGGCGCTTTACAAACTCACGCGAGTGGGTGACCCCATCCCTTCAGACCTCTACGCTGTCTTCGCAGAAATTCTTGCATACGTTTACAAAATCACCGGTCGAAAGCCTCCTCGAAACCTCAGGTAA
- a CDS encoding potassium channel family protein — translation MQRVAIVGLGRFGIAVIEQLASTRAQVIAIDTSADAVADVKDLVDVAVVLDATDERALRGQDVHKCDYLVVAIGENFEAALLTAVLAKKLGIPKVIVRATTSMHAQIFLKIGADEVIQPESEAGIALARRLANPSLEDFVDLGEGYTLIELRAPSAFRGKTLRELNLRAKYGVNLVAIRRSIPAPAGSELEETRKMIGVPQPDEVIEEQDILMLIGANENLGKLPHE, via the coding sequence GTGCAAAGAGTCGCGATTGTTGGTCTTGGTCGATTTGGAATCGCTGTCATCGAGCAACTGGCCTCGACGCGGGCGCAAGTGATTGCCATCGATACTTCGGCAGATGCGGTGGCTGATGTCAAGGATCTGGTCGATGTGGCTGTTGTGCTCGACGCCACCGATGAACGGGCCTTGAGGGGCCAGGACGTTCACAAATGTGATTATCTGGTTGTGGCGATTGGCGAGAATTTTGAGGCAGCACTTCTGACGGCGGTGCTGGCCAAAAAACTGGGCATTCCCAAGGTGATTGTGCGAGCCACCACTTCGATGCATGCACAGATTTTTCTCAAGATCGGTGCCGACGAAGTGATTCAGCCCGAATCGGAAGCTGGCATTGCACTGGCCAGAAGGCTGGCCAACCCTTCACTCGAGGATTTCGTCGATCTGGGTGAAGGTTACACGCTGATTGAATTGAGAGCCCCCAGTGCTTTTCGTGGCAAGACACTTCGCGAGCTGAATCTGCGAGCGAAATATGGCGTCAATCTGGTCGCCATCCGTCGGTCAATCCCAGCCCCGGCAGGGAGCGAACTCGAAGAGACTCGGAAAATGATCGGCGTGCCACAACCCGATGAAGTCATCGAAGAGCAGGATATTCTCATGCTGATTGGAGCGAATGAGAATCTGGGTAAATTGCCACACGAGTGA
- a CDS encoding putative signal transducing protein produces MMTLQSNRLEHAEMLERIWQPVRLCHVTTEVEAQLIVSILDRAGIHARALGGYISGFRAEVPGMVSILVDQLDYQAARQIYAQQQKLAQQIDWDRIDVGNPEEE; encoded by the coding sequence ATGATGACACTCCAGTCGAATCGTTTGGAGCATGCGGAGATGTTGGAAAGAATCTGGCAGCCCGTCAGACTTTGTCATGTGACGACGGAAGTCGAGGCTCAATTGATCGTTTCCATCTTGGATCGGGCCGGGATCCATGCTCGAGCACTCGGAGGTTATATTTCGGGCTTTCGAGCGGAAGTTCCCGGCATGGTCTCAATACTGGTCGATCAGCTCGATTATCAGGCAGCCCGGCAGATTTACGCACAACAGCAGAAACTGGCTCAACAAATCGACTGGGACCGAATTGATGTGGGCAATCCGGAGGAAGAATAG
- a CDS encoding aspartate ammonia-lyase, producing MTANARRHELDPQVRIEQDLIGPKEVPADAYFGVQTVRAIENFSISGVPINHYPHLIRALAMVKMACARANFDVGKLSPEILAGIEKACEDLIEGKLHEHFVLDVLQGGAGTSTNMNANEVIANRALEHMGHTKGEYRFCDPHDHVNKSQSTNDVYPSALHLALLLGNTDLMGEFRLLINSFRAKADEFSDIVKMGRTQLQDAVPMTLGQEFLGWANSLEDELDALQFVEQVLYEVNLGGTAIGTGLNAPRGYAAKCVEHLAVISKKPIHLARNLVEATQDTQAFVLYSATLKSLAIKLSKICNDLRLLSSGPRTGINEINLPALQPGSTIMPGKVNPVMPEVVNMVCFRVIGNDLTVTMGAEAGQLQLNVMEPVIAACLLESQTLFMNAARSLRTFCIDGITANRDVCQRYIEQSVGVVTALNPLLGYEKATVLAAEAMRTGKGIVQLVREQQLLTEEQIQHVLDPSAMTGRSSHRE from the coding sequence ATGACTGCCAATGCCCGACGACATGAACTCGATCCGCAAGTCCGAATCGAGCAAGATTTAATCGGTCCCAAAGAAGTTCCTGCAGACGCCTATTTTGGCGTACAGACTGTCCGAGCGATCGAAAACTTTTCGATCTCAGGCGTGCCGATCAATCATTATCCGCATCTGATTCGTGCGCTGGCCATGGTGAAAATGGCTTGTGCGAGAGCCAATTTTGATGTGGGTAAACTTTCTCCCGAAATTCTGGCGGGCATTGAGAAAGCCTGTGAAGATCTCATTGAGGGCAAACTTCACGAACACTTCGTACTGGATGTCCTTCAGGGAGGGGCTGGCACATCGACCAATATGAATGCCAACGAAGTCATTGCCAACCGGGCACTGGAACATATGGGGCACACCAAAGGTGAGTATCGCTTCTGCGATCCCCACGACCATGTCAACAAATCTCAATCAACGAACGATGTCTACCCCTCCGCACTTCATCTGGCTCTACTCTTGGGCAATACCGACCTGATGGGTGAATTCCGCCTGCTGATCAATTCCTTCCGTGCGAAGGCCGACGAGTTCTCTGATATCGTCAAGATGGGGCGCACCCAGCTTCAAGATGCTGTCCCCATGACTTTGGGTCAGGAGTTTCTGGGCTGGGCCAACAGTCTCGAAGACGAACTTGATGCGCTGCAGTTCGTCGAACAGGTGCTCTACGAGGTGAATCTGGGCGGCACTGCGATTGGAACGGGCCTCAATGCCCCTCGAGGCTATGCCGCCAAATGTGTCGAACATCTCGCTGTCATTTCAAAAAAGCCGATTCATCTGGCTCGAAATCTCGTTGAAGCTACGCAGGATACTCAGGCTTTTGTGCTCTACTCAGCCACACTCAAAAGCCTGGCCATTAAGCTCTCCAAAATCTGTAATGATCTGAGATTACTCTCTTCAGGCCCGCGAACTGGTATTAACGAAATCAACCTGCCAGCGTTACAGCCAGGCTCAACAATCATGCCGGGGAAGGTTAATCCGGTGATGCCGGAAGTGGTCAACATGGTCTGTTTTCGGGTCATCGGAAATGACCTGACAGTCACGATGGGTGCCGAGGCGGGCCAGTTACAGCTCAATGTGATGGAACCTGTGATTGCCGCCTGTCTGCTCGAATCACAAACGCTCTTTATGAATGCTGCCCGATCGTTAAGAACCTTCTGCATCGACGGGATCACGGCCAATCGCGATGTTTGCCAGAGGTACATCGAACAGAGTGTTGGCGTGGTCACGGCATTGAATCCTCTGCTCGGATACGAGAAGGCGACTGTTCTTGCCGCTGAAGCTATGCGAACGGGCAAGGGGATTGTGCAACTTGTTCGTGAACAGCAACTTCTGACTGAAGAACAGATTCAGCATGTGCTGGATCCCTCAGCCATGACAGGGCGATCATCACATCGAGAGTAA
- a CDS encoding ABC transporter ATP-binding protein, with translation MSIIEAQQLSKSYKVFRKKEGLLGSIQGVFHREYKVIEAVRDVSFSIEKGEMVAFLGANGAGKTTTLKLLSGLIHPTTGEAHVLGHVPWKRENAYRRRFSLVMGQKNQLWWDLPAVESFRLHQEIYRIDKAVYDRRLDELTSLLEVKPLVRQAVRELSLGERMRMELIAALLHAPEVLLLDEPTIGLDVVSQRRVQDFLKFYQQSQQITVILTSHYMKDVQALCKRAIIISGGTLRYDGPLAELVEKFSQYKLLSLQFAGEFNADELQTYGRIIEHLPPRVKLEVPRHNLPELLSNLLARYSIEDLEVQERPLEDVIAEVFTAAKSQSTEK, from the coding sequence ATGAGCATCATCGAGGCACAGCAGCTTTCCAAAAGCTATAAGGTCTTCCGCAAGAAAGAAGGTCTGCTCGGTTCGATCCAGGGAGTCTTTCATCGAGAATACAAGGTGATTGAAGCGGTTCGAGATGTCAGTTTCTCTATTGAAAAAGGGGAAATGGTCGCGTTCCTGGGGGCGAATGGTGCCGGCAAGACCACCACTCTCAAACTCCTCTCAGGATTGATTCATCCCACGACTGGTGAAGCTCACGTATTAGGTCACGTTCCCTGGAAGCGGGAAAATGCTTACCGCAGACGCTTCTCCCTTGTCATGGGTCAAAAGAATCAGCTCTGGTGGGATTTGCCCGCGGTCGAATCTTTCCGTCTACACCAGGAAATCTATCGGATCGACAAGGCGGTCTATGACCGGCGGCTCGATGAACTGACTTCGCTGCTCGAAGTGAAGCCTCTCGTTCGACAAGCGGTGCGGGAACTCTCTTTAGGCGAACGCATGCGTATGGAATTGATTGCTGCCTTGCTTCACGCACCTGAGGTGCTTCTTCTCGATGAACCTACAATTGGCCTCGATGTCGTCTCGCAGCGTCGAGTGCAGGATTTTCTCAAGTTCTACCAGCAGTCACAACAGATTACGGTCATTCTCACCAGCCACTATATGAAGGACGTGCAGGCTCTCTGCAAGCGGGCCATTATCATCAGCGGCGGCACACTTCGATACGATGGCCCGCTGGCCGAACTGGTCGAAAAATTCAGCCAGTACAAGCTGCTTTCCTTGCAGTTTGCCGGCGAGTTCAATGCGGACGAACTGCAGACTTACGGCCGTATTATCGAGCACTTGCCCCCACGGGTGAAACTTGAAGTTCCCCGGCACAATCTTCCCGAACTCCTTTCAAATCTGCTCGCCCGCTACTCCATCGAGGATCTTGAAGTCCAGGAGCGACCTCTGGAAGATGTGATTGCCGAAGTCTTCACGGCGGCCAAGTCACAATCAACTGAGAAGTAG
- a CDS encoding tetratricopeptide repeat protein: MLSKEFVITAPFLILWFDWAFFHRSLSDLWKANGKLHISLWLTSIAPLLIIWSLRDAYASAGLGVAYNTTWWQYAITQPSVITQYLRLVVWPDQLVMDPGWPWRLSLWASAPEWLPFLMMIGGLIYLACRIPTLGFVALAWIVILSPTSSIVKIVDNYFEHRMYMPLAFISLLFVIGVRALFIWAMKQDHHPNITNWLIRLRTMLLVGIISSLAIATNLRNQVYATSEGFWTDNLQKYPDSFRPRSLLALSLLARGESIAAAEHAARLVRSFPDFAGSYSTFGLCLMSLGEYQDAAIMFRKAIEIDPSNALNMTHLGEALLVSDPPQSIPILELSARMQPNHALTQYTLGKAYFAVEKNVQKAREHLFHALELPGPKTGCLELLGDIASSEGRFAQAVEYYSLAIEDKTRAAALASKLEAAKRNLKDL; encoded by the coding sequence ATGCTTTCCAAAGAGTTCGTTATCACAGCCCCTTTCCTGATTCTTTGGTTCGACTGGGCATTCTTCCATCGGTCACTCTCAGATCTCTGGAAAGCGAACGGCAAGCTGCATATCTCCCTCTGGCTGACGTCGATTGCCCCTCTACTGATCATCTGGAGTCTTCGAGATGCTTATGCGAGCGCAGGCTTAGGAGTTGCATACAATACCACCTGGTGGCAATACGCGATCACACAGCCAAGCGTGATTACTCAATACCTGCGCCTCGTGGTCTGGCCTGATCAATTGGTCATGGATCCTGGTTGGCCTTGGCGACTTAGCCTTTGGGCTTCAGCCCCGGAATGGTTGCCATTTTTGATGATGATTGGCGGATTGATTTATCTCGCCTGTCGCATTCCAACACTTGGTTTCGTTGCATTGGCATGGATCGTGATTCTGAGTCCGACGTCGAGCATTGTTAAAATTGTTGACAACTATTTCGAACACCGAATGTATATGCCTTTAGCATTCATCTCACTTTTGTTCGTGATCGGAGTCAGAGCACTCTTTATTTGGGCAATGAAGCAGGATCATCATCCGAACATAACAAATTGGCTGATACGCCTCAGGACGATGCTATTGGTGGGCATCATTAGTTCACTCGCAATTGCCACGAATCTTCGAAATCAGGTATACGCGACTTCAGAAGGATTCTGGACTGATAATCTCCAGAAGTATCCAGACAGCTTTCGCCCCCGCAGTCTATTGGCTCTCTCGCTTCTGGCCAGAGGAGAGTCTATAGCTGCTGCTGAACATGCCGCCAGACTTGTCCGGTCATTCCCTGACTTTGCAGGCTCATACAGCACTTTTGGCCTTTGCCTCATGTCACTTGGCGAATATCAAGACGCGGCCATCATGTTTCGCAAGGCCATCGAAATCGATCCGTCGAACGCCCTCAATATGACTCATCTTGGTGAAGCTCTGTTAGTTTCAGACCCACCACAGTCCATTCCTATACTTGAACTTTCTGCTCGAATGCAACCGAATCATGCTCTCACTCAGTATACACTCGGCAAAGCCTACTTCGCTGTAGAAAAGAATGTGCAGAAGGCCAGAGAGCATCTGTTCCATGCATTGGAACTCCCGGGACCGAAGACGGGTTGCCTTGAACTCTTGGGTGACATCGCGTCATCAGAAGGAAGATTTGCTCAAGCCGTCGAATACTATTCGCTGGCTATTGAGGACAAAACACGCGCAGCGGCCCTGGCGTCAAAGCTTGAAGCGGCGAAGAGGAATCTCAAAGATCTGTAA
- a CDS encoding glycoside hydrolase family 16 protein — translation MNSIARSNFQIFAVGIALSTIGGLSPGRNKAAEPASEWTLTWSDEFAGSEIDRTKWDFDLGNGFYNYHSNQWISGWGNNELQYYTKEPENAFIHDGMLHIRAVKESYQGCGYTSAKLKTRQRDGSPLFDQKYGKFEFRAKLPTEKGVWPALWMLPQEDRYGSWAASGEIDVMEARGQEPGKVLGTLHYGGRWPQNAHSGGEFVFPAGTTIADFHTYAVEWEPGEIRWLVDGKVYQTQNFWWSSSGVQGASGQGQKPASEQDLNPWPAPFDQPFYLIMNVAVGGNFLGRPDETSQFPAEMIVDYVRVYRSTNPTKNVPPRGKGALPFQP, via the coding sequence ATGAACTCCATCGCGCGCTCTAACTTCCAGATCTTTGCGGTTGGAATCGCCCTTTCAACGATTGGTGGCTTATCTCCCGGACGAAATAAAGCGGCCGAGCCAGCCAGCGAGTGGACGCTCACGTGGAGCGACGAGTTTGCTGGCAGCGAAATTGATCGCACCAAGTGGGATTTCGATCTCGGGAACGGCTTCTACAACTACCATTCCAACCAATGGATCAGTGGCTGGGGTAACAACGAACTGCAGTATTACACCAAAGAACCTGAGAATGCGTTCATTCACGACGGGATGCTGCATATTCGAGCCGTCAAGGAATCGTATCAGGGTTGTGGCTATACATCTGCCAAGTTGAAGACTCGTCAGCGGGATGGTTCTCCCCTCTTTGATCAGAAGTATGGCAAGTTTGAGTTTCGCGCCAAATTGCCCACAGAGAAGGGTGTCTGGCCAGCCCTCTGGATGCTGCCTCAAGAAGATCGATATGGCTCCTGGGCGGCCTCCGGGGAGATCGATGTCATGGAAGCGCGCGGACAGGAACCTGGAAAGGTGTTGGGGACTCTGCACTATGGCGGGCGGTGGCCTCAGAATGCACATAGTGGAGGCGAGTTCGTCTTCCCGGCAGGGACAACGATTGCTGACTTTCACACTTATGCTGTCGAGTGGGAACCGGGGGAGATTCGCTGGCTGGTGGATGGAAAAGTGTATCAGACTCAAAACTTCTGGTGGAGCAGCAGCGGTGTTCAGGGAGCTTCCGGACAAGGGCAAAAGCCGGCCAGTGAGCAGGATCTGAATCCCTGGCCCGCACCATTTGATCAGCCGTTTTACCTGATCATGAATGTTGCCGTTGGTGGAAACTTTCTGGGCCGACCCGATGAGACATCCCAGTTTCCTGCAGAGATGATTGTGGACTACGTGAGAGTCTATCGTTCAACGAACCCGACGAAGAACGTGCCTCCCCGTGGAAAGGGTGCTTTACCATTCCAGCCATAG
- a CDS encoding metallophosphoesterase family protein, translating to MLLGILSDTHNELARTRVAVEVLRQAGVEGLIHCGDLASTPILEICSCLPLWFVFGNHDADSASELKFAAAELHATCLGWGDVILLGGRTLGVVHGHLTLDIKRITRDSPEVLFCGHSHLAGELTIDGLRRINPGALHRAAKFTVAVFETTNSHVQWLEIPRS from the coding sequence GTGCTGCTTGGGATCCTCTCGGATACTCACAACGAATTGGCCCGTACGCGCGTCGCTGTTGAAGTATTACGCCAAGCCGGTGTGGAGGGTTTGATTCATTGCGGGGATCTGGCCAGTACTCCTATCTTGGAGATTTGCTCTTGCCTGCCCCTGTGGTTTGTATTCGGGAATCATGATGCGGACTCCGCCTCAGAATTGAAGTTCGCCGCTGCTGAACTCCATGCAACATGTCTGGGCTGGGGTGATGTCATTTTGCTGGGTGGCCGCACGCTTGGAGTGGTACATGGCCATTTAACGTTGGACATCAAAAGAATCACTCGAGACAGCCCAGAAGTTCTCTTCTGCGGGCATTCGCATCTCGCTGGGGAATTAACGATTGATGGTCTCAGACGGATCAATCCGGGGGCACTCCATCGAGCTGCAAAATTCACTGTTGCCGTCTTTGAAACGACCAACAGTCATGTTCAATGGCTGGAAATTCCAAGAAGCTGA
- a CDS encoding FIST signal transduction protein, protein MNRYAAAWTTEVSLVRAMEQVAIEIQSQLEGRHPDLLLVFCSHHYADAWQNLSAGLVSTTGAKVLLGCSGESIVATGREIENGPALSVWAASWDGVGMIPFQATFERTPDGIVTTGLPQGVNGLLQGNACCAIVLADPYSSLTDLITDHLSEDLPNLPVIGGMASGGGPGENRLFYAHEGIEPRVFEEGAIGVILSGNLTFTPVVSQGCKPVGTTYVVTKADRNFIVELGGESPLARLEQLYADLSATDQRLIENGLHLGLAMTEYRDQFRRGDFLIANVIGADRNTGVLAIGGKARVGQTVQFHLRDHVTASEDLVEMLQSARSSHPTPQAALLFTCNGRGTRLFSAPHHDAQKLEEFLGPIPVAGFFAQGELGQVGTKNFLHGFTASIGLFG, encoded by the coding sequence ATGAACCGATACGCAGCCGCCTGGACGACAGAAGTTTCATTAGTTCGTGCGATGGAACAGGTTGCTATTGAGATTCAAAGCCAGCTTGAGGGGCGACACCCCGATTTGCTGCTGGTGTTTTGCTCCCACCATTATGCGGATGCCTGGCAGAATCTGTCGGCTGGGCTCGTCTCAACAACGGGTGCCAAAGTGCTGCTGGGCTGTTCGGGCGAATCGATTGTGGCCACCGGCCGGGAAATTGAAAACGGCCCGGCACTTTCCGTCTGGGCGGCCTCGTGGGACGGCGTGGGAATGATCCCTTTTCAGGCAACTTTTGAACGCACGCCGGATGGCATCGTCACTACGGGTTTACCACAGGGAGTCAATGGACTTCTTCAGGGGAATGCTTGCTGCGCGATTGTGCTGGCCGATCCGTATTCCTCATTGACAGATCTGATCACAGATCATTTATCCGAGGATTTGCCGAACCTGCCGGTCATTGGTGGTATGGCCAGCGGCGGTGGACCGGGCGAAAACCGCCTGTTTTATGCTCACGAGGGAATTGAGCCGAGGGTTTTCGAAGAAGGGGCGATTGGAGTCATTCTCTCGGGAAATCTGACGTTTACACCAGTGGTCTCACAAGGGTGTAAACCGGTGGGAACGACCTATGTGGTGACGAAGGCCGATCGAAACTTTATCGTGGAACTGGGTGGTGAATCGCCACTGGCCCGTCTGGAACAGCTTTACGCTGACTTATCCGCCACTGACCAGAGGCTGATCGAAAACGGCTTACACCTCGGATTGGCCATGACCGAGTATCGCGATCAGTTCCGCAGGGGCGATTTTCTGATCGCCAATGTGATTGGTGCTGATCGTAATACCGGAGTGCTGGCCATTGGCGGAAAAGCACGAGTCGGCCAAACCGTGCAATTTCATCTGCGTGATCATGTGACGGCCAGCGAGGATCTGGTCGAAATGCTACAGTCGGCCCGTTCCAGCCATCCGACACCGCAAGCCGCCCTGCTCTTTACCTGCAACGGCCGAGGGACGCGGTTGTTTTCCGCTCCTCACCACGATGCCCAAAAACTGGAAGAATTTCTGGGCCCCATTCCTGTCGCAGGATTTTTTGCCCAGGGAGAACTTGGTCAAGTCGGCACAAAGAACTTCCTGCATGGATTTACGGCAAGCATTGGTTTATTCGGATGA